Proteins co-encoded in one Prescottella sp. R16 genomic window:
- a CDS encoding MFS transporter gives MSTDVAPSMFAALRSRNYRYWASGQIVSLVGTWMQRIAQDWLVLTLSGGDGFAVGVVMALQFGPTLVLSMYGGVLADRYDKRRILMASLVAMAVFGLILGVLDVGGVVQLWHVYVLALALGCVSALETPVRQSFTIEMVGPERLANAIALNSMMFNAARIVGPAISGVLITWIGTGPVFLVNTVSFAAVFVSLLCMRTGELTRSEPAPRAKGQVREGFRYVRRRPDLTVVLLVVFAVSTFGLNFSLTLAVLARNTFGKDADAFGLLSTMLAVGMLAGASFAARAGTAPTLRRCLGAAIAFGVLEIGLGLLSSYLAVAILLVPIGALVLTFSTSAMSILQLSVPTGLRGRVMGMYMLAFLGGTPLGSPLLGWLADAVDPRAPLVVGGAVSLVAGLAAALYVRRSTAFARAGNTV, from the coding sequence ATGTCCACCGATGTCGCGCCGTCGATGTTCGCGGCCCTGCGGTCGCGGAACTACCGCTACTGGGCGTCCGGCCAGATCGTGTCCCTCGTCGGCACGTGGATGCAGCGGATCGCGCAGGACTGGCTGGTCCTGACCCTGTCCGGCGGTGACGGTTTCGCGGTCGGTGTCGTCATGGCCCTGCAGTTCGGGCCCACTCTCGTGCTGTCGATGTACGGCGGTGTCCTCGCCGACCGGTACGACAAGCGACGCATCCTCATGGCCTCGCTGGTCGCGATGGCCGTGTTCGGGCTGATCCTCGGTGTGCTCGACGTCGGTGGCGTCGTGCAGTTGTGGCACGTCTACGTGTTGGCCCTGGCGCTCGGATGTGTGAGTGCCCTCGAGACGCCGGTGCGGCAGTCGTTCACCATCGAGATGGTCGGCCCCGAACGGCTGGCGAACGCGATCGCGTTGAACTCCATGATGTTCAATGCGGCACGCATCGTCGGCCCGGCGATCTCCGGTGTCCTCATCACCTGGATCGGCACCGGACCGGTGTTCCTCGTCAACACGGTGTCGTTCGCGGCGGTGTTCGTGTCGCTGCTGTGCATGCGCACCGGGGAACTCACCCGGTCGGAGCCGGCCCCACGCGCGAAAGGCCAGGTGCGGGAGGGCTTCCGGTACGTGCGCCGCCGCCCCGACCTCACCGTTGTACTCCTGGTGGTGTTCGCCGTCTCCACGTTCGGCCTGAACTTCTCCCTGACACTGGCGGTCCTGGCGCGCAACACGTTCGGCAAGGACGCGGACGCGTTCGGGCTGCTGTCGACGATGCTCGCGGTCGGCATGCTCGCCGGGGCGTCGTTCGCGGCCCGCGCCGGGACCGCGCCCACACTGCGGCGGTGTCTCGGCGCGGCGATCGCATTCGGTGTGCTCGAGATCGGACTCGGGCTGCTGTCGTCGTACCTGGCGGTCGCGATCCTGCTGGTGCCGATCGGGGCCCTCGTGCTCACGTTCTCGACGTCCGCGATGAGCATTCTGCAACTGTCGGTTCCCACCGGCCTGCGCGGCCGCGTCATGGGCATGTACATGCTCGCGTTCCTCGGCGGCACCCCGCTGGGCAGTCCGCTGCTGGGCTGGCTCGCCGATGCGGTGGATCCGCGCGCCCCGCTCGTCGTGGGCGGGGCGGTGTCCCTCGTCGCGGGCCTGGCCGCCGCACTCTACGTGCGGCGCTCGACCGCCTTCGCCCGTGCCGGGAACACCGTGTAG
- a CDS encoding DUF2530 domain-containing protein: protein MSDPRPVLAAGTAAWIVATVVVALGGDRWSDALPVCCAGTAFGAVGFVLFLVQRRAARAGRRGAQRGLD from the coding sequence ATGTCCGATCCCCGTCCGGTGCTCGCCGCCGGCACCGCGGCCTGGATCGTGGCCACCGTCGTCGTCGCGCTCGGAGGCGACCGCTGGTCCGACGCGCTCCCCGTCTGTTGTGCCGGAACGGCCTTCGGCGCCGTAGGTTTCGTCCTGTTCCTCGTGCAGCGGCGGGCCGCGCGCGCCGGCAGACGCGGCGCACAACGCGGACTCGACTGA
- a CDS encoding sacsin N-terminal ATP-binding-like domain-containing protein, with the protein MTDPFGTAALRDGTLVAWRSSPTRLREDAAAEADLVRAGYRDRLLTELAQNAADAAVKAGVPGALRVTLHDGVLHVANTGAPLDVDGAAALVALRASGKTTGVGRFGVGFTAVLAVADDIELRSTTGSLVFSVERTRAAIADAGLDAPTVGVPALRLAWPSDTPPATGFDTEVVLRLRPDLHGPAAAALLDVCAAEAVDLLLELPALTSIEVDGTMLYRTERALGDGLTEITIGERTWWQYRTASARWLVPVDDGRLRPVTGDVLRAPTRSDEELSLPALLIADVPMQPDRRRLLPGAPLAGVASGYAEFVAAVPPEQRPGLVPVPGFARSEADTVLREAILRDLRTSPWLPAADRSDLVPTRATVVAGLTPELADALADVVPGLVDPRLSGPRHAPALAAVDVHRIGLARIAELLAGHERPPSWWHALYAALEPLVVDAVTAEELAAVPVPLVDGRTVTGPRTTVTGVDLGTDLGDAAAALDWVRLVHPDAAHPLLNRLGAEPATAADLLDDPALHARIEDVDYDDLDTATELASVVLALAAHLDAEARPDRLGELPLPDTAGDLVPADELLLPGAPLADVLVADSPFGTVDPALVDRVGADTLRVVGVGWGFTVLRADLPTGPDHDLDDEDTWWNTLVDDPETLIAVRDLDLVDPDRWPRALTLLAADPDTAAALADRDGYTAWWLRRHAEIDGHPLGMLRAPDDDTFAGLLDVLDHPAAAALAPALASATVDGTGPAAVLLDRLADPARTPTPAVVTRTYRMLAAAADRGVLDVDDLDLPARVRVLTGAVVDADEALVLDRPHLAAVVPPARTVLGAVDTATALADLLDLPLASAAVHAEVVGAGETSSWDREPGAILAAAALGRDLPSGTVTVHDDLVVRVSGAVTGDVAVPWWVDDAGRPHIRRTWGTT; encoded by the coding sequence CTGACCGATCCCTTCGGCACCGCTGCACTGCGCGACGGCACGCTCGTCGCGTGGCGGAGTTCGCCGACCCGCCTGCGGGAGGACGCGGCGGCCGAGGCCGATCTGGTGCGGGCCGGCTACCGGGACCGGCTCCTGACCGAGCTCGCCCAGAATGCGGCCGACGCCGCCGTGAAGGCCGGTGTGCCCGGCGCACTCCGGGTGACGCTGCACGACGGCGTGCTGCACGTCGCGAACACCGGTGCACCCCTGGACGTCGACGGTGCTGCGGCGCTCGTCGCGCTGCGGGCGTCCGGTAAGACCACCGGGGTCGGTCGGTTCGGGGTCGGCTTCACCGCGGTACTCGCCGTTGCCGACGACATCGAATTGCGTTCGACCACTGGATCACTGGTGTTCTCGGTGGAACGGACCCGCGCCGCGATCGCCGATGCCGGACTCGACGCCCCGACGGTGGGGGTGCCCGCGCTGCGACTCGCCTGGCCCTCCGACACGCCGCCGGCCACCGGGTTCGACACCGAGGTGGTGCTGCGGCTGCGCCCCGACCTGCACGGGCCGGCGGCCGCTGCGCTCCTGGACGTGTGCGCGGCCGAGGCCGTGGACCTGCTGCTGGAACTGCCGGCCCTCACCTCGATCGAGGTCGACGGCACGATGCTGTACCGCACCGAACGAGCACTCGGCGACGGACTCACCGAGATCACGATCGGGGAGCGGACGTGGTGGCAGTATCGGACGGCGTCCGCGCGCTGGCTGGTGCCGGTCGACGATGGTCGCCTGCGCCCCGTCACCGGGGACGTCCTGCGCGCCCCGACCCGCTCCGACGAGGAACTGTCGCTACCGGCGCTGCTGATCGCCGATGTCCCCATGCAACCGGACCGTCGCCGCCTGCTGCCCGGCGCACCGCTGGCCGGTGTCGCGTCCGGCTATGCGGAGTTCGTGGCGGCGGTGCCGCCCGAGCAGCGTCCCGGGCTGGTCCCGGTGCCGGGTTTCGCACGCAGCGAGGCCGACACCGTGCTGCGCGAGGCGATTCTGCGGGACCTGCGCACGTCACCGTGGCTGCCGGCCGCAGACCGGTCCGACCTCGTGCCCACCCGCGCCACCGTCGTCGCCGGGCTCACCCCGGAACTGGCCGACGCCCTCGCCGACGTCGTCCCGGGCCTCGTCGATCCACGACTGTCCGGGCCGCGGCACGCCCCGGCGCTCGCAGCCGTCGACGTGCACCGGATCGGGCTCGCGCGTATCGCGGAACTGCTGGCCGGGCACGAGCGCCCGCCGTCGTGGTGGCATGCCCTGTACGCGGCGCTCGAACCGCTCGTCGTCGACGCGGTCACCGCGGAAGAGCTTGCCGCCGTTCCCGTTCCACTCGTGGACGGTCGTACCGTGACCGGCCCGCGCACCACCGTCACCGGTGTCGACCTGGGGACGGATCTGGGGGACGCCGCGGCGGCCCTGGACTGGGTGCGGCTCGTCCACCCCGACGCGGCGCATCCGCTGCTGAACCGGCTCGGCGCCGAGCCGGCCACCGCCGCGGACCTGCTCGACGATCCGGCACTGCACGCCCGGATCGAGGACGTCGACTACGACGACCTCGACACCGCAACGGAATTGGCGTCCGTCGTGCTCGCGCTCGCCGCTCACCTCGATGCCGAGGCGCGGCCGGACCGGCTCGGTGAGCTGCCCCTTCCCGACACGGCCGGAGACCTCGTGCCCGCCGACGAACTGTTGCTGCCGGGTGCCCCGCTCGCGGACGTCCTCGTCGCAGATTCCCCGTTCGGCACCGTCGATCCCGCGCTCGTGGACCGGGTGGGGGCGGACACGTTGCGGGTCGTCGGCGTCGGCTGGGGATTCACGGTGCTGCGCGCCGACCTTCCCACCGGCCCCGACCACGACCTCGACGACGAGGACACGTGGTGGAACACCCTCGTCGACGACCCGGAAACCCTGATCGCGGTCCGCGACCTGGACCTCGTCGACCCGGACCGCTGGCCTCGGGCCCTCACCCTGCTCGCCGCCGACCCGGACACGGCCGCCGCGCTGGCCGACCGCGACGGTTACACCGCCTGGTGGCTGCGCCGGCACGCCGAGATCGACGGACATCCGCTGGGCATGCTGCGCGCCCCCGACGACGACACGTTCGCGGGCCTGCTCGACGTCCTCGACCATCCGGCCGCCGCGGCCCTGGCGCCCGCACTGGCTTCGGCCACCGTCGACGGCACCGGGCCGGCCGCCGTGCTCCTCGACCGGCTCGCCGACCCGGCACGCACCCCCACCCCGGCCGTCGTCACCCGCACGTACCGAATGCTCGCGGCCGCCGCCGACCGCGGCGTGCTCGACGTCGACGACCTGGACCTGCCCGCCCGGGTGCGTGTCCTGACCGGTGCCGTCGTCGACGCCGACGAGGCGCTCGTGCTCGATCGCCCGCACCTGGCGGCCGTCGTCCCACCCGCCCGGACCGTGCTCGGCGCAGTCGATACGGCGACCGCGCTCGCCGACCTGCTGGACCTGCCGCTCGCGTCGGCGGCCGTCCACGCCGAGGTCGTGGGGGCGGGGGAGACGAGTTCGTGGGATCGGGAACCAGGCGCGATCCTCGCCGCCGCCGCTCTCGGCCGGGACCTGCCGTCCGGCACGGTGACCGTCCACGACGACCTCGTCGTCCGGGTGTCGGGGGCGGTCACCGGCGACGTCGCGGTGCCGTGGTGGGTGGACGACGCCGGGCGCCCCCACATCCGGCGCACGTGGGGAACCACGTGA
- a CDS encoding phosphatase PAP2 family protein: MSVDRSVLQWMVDHRTPLSTDVVTAVTHTGGTIAVFTVTAVVSLVLLARRRTTDAVLVAGAMLSGWALMAGLKQVFGRVRPPVPDRLVLLDSYAFPSGHAMMTAILACVLGAVVVRVVAAGVRRSVLLAVLASYTLAVGLSRVYLAAHWLTDVLAGWAIGAAWAAVWIGATYRWARRSATAATRPPRM; this comes from the coding sequence GTGAGTGTCGACCGGTCGGTACTGCAGTGGATGGTCGACCATCGCACCCCGCTGTCGACGGACGTCGTGACCGCCGTCACCCACACGGGCGGCACGATCGCGGTGTTCACGGTCACTGCCGTCGTGTCCCTCGTTCTCCTCGCCCGCCGACGCACCACCGACGCGGTACTCGTCGCCGGAGCGATGCTGTCCGGGTGGGCGCTGATGGCCGGACTCAAACAAGTGTTCGGCCGGGTGCGGCCACCGGTGCCGGACCGCCTCGTGCTCCTCGACTCGTACGCGTTCCCGTCCGGGCACGCCATGATGACGGCGATCCTCGCGTGTGTCCTCGGCGCCGTCGTCGTCCGTGTCGTGGCCGCGGGCGTCCGCCGCAGCGTTCTGCTCGCCGTACTCGCGTCGTACACCCTCGCCGTCGGCCTGTCCCGCGTGTACCTCGCCGCGCACTGGCTCACCGACGTTCTCGCCGGGTGGGCGATCGGCGCCGCCTGGGCGGCAGTGTGGATCGGGGCGACGTACCGGTGGGCGAGGCGCAGCGCCACCGCGGCGACACGCCCACCCCGCATGTGA
- a CDS encoding TetR/AcrR family transcriptional regulator — MVKRPSPEARREEIADAVLRVIRRDGIAAASVRAVAGEAGMSTGSLRHFFGTQSELLLFAMELVTARVYDRIAGIEFSGDLRADVRVLAEQFVPLDDDRRGEMEVWQAFTVAAQADPTLAEVRERSDLAVYEGFLGAAQELAAAGTIAESAVEVEAMRMHALVDGLAAHGLNHPHRIGPEQIHAVLDAHFDALFEADGSTR; from the coding sequence GTGGTGAAGAGACCGAGCCCCGAGGCCAGACGCGAGGAGATCGCCGACGCCGTGCTGCGCGTGATCCGACGCGACGGCATCGCCGCTGCCAGCGTTCGGGCCGTCGCCGGCGAGGCCGGGATGTCCACCGGGTCGCTCCGGCACTTCTTCGGCACCCAGTCCGAACTGCTGCTGTTCGCGATGGAACTGGTCACCGCACGTGTCTACGACCGCATCGCCGGGATCGAGTTCAGTGGGGATCTGCGGGCCGACGTGCGCGTTCTGGCCGAGCAGTTCGTACCCCTCGACGACGACCGTCGCGGCGAGATGGAGGTGTGGCAGGCATTCACCGTCGCCGCGCAGGCCGACCCCACACTCGCCGAGGTGCGCGAACGTTCCGATCTCGCGGTGTACGAGGGCTTCCTCGGGGCGGCGCAGGAGTTGGCTGCGGCCGGGACGATCGCGGAATCCGCAGTCGAGGTGGAGGCGATGCGGATGCACGCCCTGGTGGACGGTCTCGCGGCGCACGGCCTCAACCATCCCCACCGGATCGGGCCCGAACAGATCCACGCCGTCCTCGACGCACACTTCGACGCCCTGTTCGAGGCGGACGGGAGCACCCGGTAG
- a CDS encoding MarR family winged helix-turn-helix transcriptional regulator: MTSDIRALASDLSLAVVRLTRHLRGRRSEAKVSLTQLSALASLSAEGSMSPGALAAREKVQPPSMTRVIASLADLGLVDRAPHPTDGRQIVVSLSDAGRDLMVSETQAREAWMTEKLSHLTDADLATLRDAVTIITGLVEND, from the coding sequence GTGACATCGGATATCCGCGCCCTGGCCAGCGATCTGTCTCTCGCAGTGGTGCGTCTGACGCGCCACCTGCGGGGTCGGCGGAGTGAGGCCAAGGTGTCGCTGACGCAGTTGTCGGCACTCGCCTCGTTGAGTGCCGAGGGTTCCATGTCCCCGGGCGCGCTCGCGGCCCGGGAGAAGGTGCAGCCGCCGTCGATGACGCGGGTCATCGCGTCCCTCGCCGATCTCGGACTCGTCGACCGCGCACCGCATCCCACCGACGGACGGCAGATCGTGGTGTCGTTGTCGGACGCCGGACGCGACCTCATGGTCAGCGAGACGCAGGCCCGTGAGGCGTGGATGACCGAGAAGCTGTCGCACCTGACGGACGCCGATCTCGCGACCCTGCGGGACGCCGTCACCATCATCACCGGGCTCGTCGAGAACGACTGA
- a CDS encoding NCS2 family permease: MAVTDQNPSPKPSAPSRLLDAYFKITERGSTISREVRGGLVTFVAMAYIVVLNPLILGSFSADDAAAKTDVLGNILPVSQVAAVTALAAGLMSIVFGIVANYPFGIAAGLGINSLLAVSIAPQVTWPEAMGLVVIDGIIIVALAASGFRTAVFNAIPRELKAAIAAGIGMFIAFLGLVDAGFVRRIPDAAGTSVPVGLGINGSISAWPTVVFVFGVLLMGVLVVRKVRGGLLIGIVTTTVLAAIVEAVFDVGASKGVDPKGWNLSVPVLPDVVAQLPDLSLVGDVNLFGAFTRIGVLAASLLVFTLVLANFFDAMGTMTGLGAEAGLVDKDDNLPGIGKALVVEGTGAIVGGASSASSNTVFVESASGIAEGARTGLANVVTGLLFLAAMFLTPLYSVVPIEAAAPALVVVGALMIGQVRDIDFGKFSIALPAFLTIVTMPFTYSIANGIGVGFITYVVLAAAGGNARKVHPLMWVVAALFVAYFAVGPITDAVT; the protein is encoded by the coding sequence ATGGCGGTTACCGACCAGAATCCCAGCCCGAAGCCTTCGGCGCCCTCGCGCCTGCTCGACGCCTATTTCAAGATCACGGAGCGGGGATCGACGATCAGCCGGGAAGTTCGTGGCGGTCTGGTCACGTTCGTGGCCATGGCGTACATCGTGGTCCTCAACCCGCTGATCCTCGGTAGTTTCTCCGCCGACGACGCGGCCGCCAAGACCGACGTCCTCGGCAACATCCTGCCGGTGAGCCAGGTTGCCGCCGTCACCGCGCTCGCCGCCGGTCTGATGAGCATCGTCTTCGGCATCGTCGCCAACTATCCGTTCGGTATCGCCGCGGGCCTGGGCATCAACAGCCTGCTCGCGGTGTCGATCGCCCCGCAGGTCACGTGGCCGGAGGCGATGGGTCTCGTCGTGATCGACGGCATCATCATCGTCGCGCTCGCCGCGTCCGGGTTCCGCACCGCCGTGTTCAACGCGATCCCGCGGGAACTCAAGGCGGCGATCGCCGCCGGCATCGGCATGTTCATCGCGTTCCTCGGTCTCGTCGACGCCGGATTCGTGCGCCGCATCCCCGACGCCGCCGGCACGTCGGTGCCCGTCGGTCTCGGTATCAACGGCTCGATCTCCGCATGGCCGACGGTCGTGTTCGTGTTCGGTGTCCTCCTCATGGGTGTGCTCGTGGTCCGCAAGGTGCGTGGCGGCCTGCTGATCGGCATCGTCACCACCACCGTGCTCGCCGCGATCGTCGAGGCGGTCTTCGACGTCGGAGCCTCGAAGGGTGTCGACCCCAAGGGCTGGAACCTGTCGGTGCCGGTGCTGCCGGACGTGGTCGCACAGCTGCCGGATCTGAGCCTGGTCGGTGACGTCAACCTCTTCGGTGCGTTCACCCGTATCGGTGTGCTCGCCGCGAGCCTGCTCGTGTTCACCCTCGTGCTCGCCAACTTCTTCGACGCGATGGGCACCATGACCGGTCTCGGTGCCGAAGCCGGACTCGTCGACAAGGACGACAACCTCCCCGGTATCGGCAAGGCGCTGGTCGTGGAGGGCACCGGTGCCATCGTCGGTGGCGCCTCGTCCGCGTCGTCGAACACCGTGTTCGTCGAATCCGCGTCCGGTATCGCCGAGGGCGCCCGCACCGGCCTCGCCAACGTCGTCACCGGCCTGCTGTTCCTGGCCGCGATGTTCCTCACCCCGCTGTACTCGGTGGTGCCGATCGAGGCGGCCGCACCGGCCCTGGTCGTGGTGGGCGCGTTGATGATCGGGCAGGTGCGCGACATCGACTTCGGCAAGTTCTCCATCGCGCTGCCGGCGTTCCTGACGATCGTCACGATGCCGTTCACGTACTCGATCGCCAACGGTATCGGCGTCGGCTTCATCACCTACGTGGTCCTGGCGGCCGCGGGTGGCAACGCCAGGAAGGTGCATCCGCTGATGTGGGTCGTCGCGGCACTGTTCGTGGCCTACTTCGCCGTCGGACCCATCACCGACGCCGTTACGTGA